The DNA window AGCAACTCCATCGCTGTTGGTTTCGAGGAACATTAAGTGTCCATTGCCTTCGATTCCAAGCTTTTCGAGTCTGACCCAATCGACTTCGACACCAGCTTGCATCAGGAATGCTACCACTGCCCAGTCATACATTGCATGCGAGCTGGCGTGCGCAGTGACAATCATGCAAGGAACCTTCTTGATATTGATAAGTTGGCGGACTTTGCCGCTCGGTTTGTTAGTTGAGTTTGACCTGTCATCGGGAGCGCGTTGCATAAAGCATTCGCTTCTTCCATCGGGTGCTATGACTTTGATCAAGTCTAGAGGTTCTCGCGCAGGGGGGTCATATCCTTCATGGTGATGGGCAGGAGGGTCATAGGTAATCGGGATATCGCAGAGTCCGTAAAGTCGAGTACCCTCTTGTTTCTCGATGAAAGGGTTCAATTTGCGATACGGATTTCCTTCCCTAGGGCATGCTGTTCCAAAAGGAGGCCCCACGGGCTCAATAGCGATAGCCGCAGCGACAAGATCGGGCTCAACATCAGCTGCTAGCCAAGTCGTGTTCCCGCCAGCACCTTCACCAACGAGGATTGACTTTCCAACATGGCGCAAGAGAGCCTGAAGGGCGTTCTGGGCGAGGGACTGCCTTTCAACTTTGCTGAGGTGAAGGGTAACCAAAGAAGCGCAATATTTGGCAAATACAGGATCTCCACGTTGCCCGGTCTGTATAGCGTTAGTCAGTGTGCATGAATAATGCTGAGTCTATTCGCTTACGCCTGGCCACTTGTTGTGTAATGCTGCTCTCTCATACTGGAGAGGTACATTGGGCGCTCTGGGTATACCAGGTGCGGTGAGTGTAGTTTCGACAGCTGGTGCCTTGAGTGAACTCGAGTTCAACCCTACATCTCTGTGAGTGTAGTGGGAAGTCGTAAGGAAATTGGAACGGCCGGAAGGAGGCAGGTCGACGATCATGACTTGGAATCCTTTCttgaggaagaaagaagccCATCCTGGCTGACCATCTGGCTTGGTTGTCTAAACCTACATAGAGTTAGTATCTGCCGATTTCACGAGGAAACGGGGTCCGAAATTACCTGGCCAGTGTGGAAGTCTCCGTGGATGAGAATGACGGGGTACGGATGAAGTCTCTCGGCAGGCTCCAGGCACTCAACGTACATCTGACCGACAATGTTGGTAGCCGTCGCCAGTGTTGCGCCCATTCGCCAGTCGACATTGACGAAGAAAGTGGTTCGGCGACATAGAGGTTCTGCGCCTCCGGCTACCAGGATGGGTGCCTTCAATTGATGCACCGATGCGTTATTCTGTGTGATGTTCTGGCCGTGGCCGGACGGCTGCATATAACTTTGCCAACCTCCTGGAGGCTTCTCGTCCACGGAAGAGTTTGAGGTCTCCATTTCTAAATCGTCATTTGTTGTAGTGTGAGGCTTGGAAGAGAAAACCTCAGGACCCCAAGCTTCAACGCCGAAATGCGAATTGCCAAGAGAAGTACGCGATCTGCGAGGTGGGATCCGTTAGTCAATAAACATCCAGTACAGGCGTTTAAAATGGCTTGGGGGTCCCAGGTTGAGGTTTGGAGATGAAAGATGTTGTGGTATTTGTGTTGTAGGAGGGGAAAAGGGAAAGGTTTGGTAGAAGCCTGAAAACACAGGCAATCAAGGAATAATTCCGATTCTTTGTCGGCACGGTCGGAGATCCGAGATATCCTCAGACTACtgaattaagataataatttgTTCAAAATGGTATTTGATCCAAGTTTTTGTTTCGAGGTGGTTGAGATGAAAGGGGTGCGTTGTGGCGTATGAGGAACAGTCAGGATGGTTGATTGATGGTGGgggatggaagaagcaaaCAATGAGAGGATGGAGTAAAGACAAAACACTCActcactacctacctagtccTAACCTATGACATAGGTAAGTTCTATTTAGTGCAAAGCGGTCATTATAGTGTTCTAATTCTCACTCTTCTGGACTGACACATGTAGACCGGCTACCTGCACATAACAGAAGCTCATAGCTGTCATTCAACAATACTGAATATGTCTTGTAAATCTGGCCCTTTATTGTTGGATGAATTCTGAATCAATGCATGAAAAGCCTAGCGTCGGGCCTCTTTCACAATAGTACATTCGACTTAACCATTCAATCACTGCAGGACAATAATCACCCTTAGTCTGATCCAAGTTTCGCgcagcaagaagaagcattATTTTATCTTTTGACATGAAGTTATCGTTTTATTTGTTCCAGCAATTGTTATAGCCGATCATAGAGACATCCTTTGATAATAGAGCAATCAACTCTAGCAACTCAACCACATAGGAAATCCGATGTCTCCCACAACAAGTATCCCTCTCCGCTGCTCAATCACATCAAGTCATAATCTTTTAATCATGGCGACGTAGGCTCTGGCGCATCATCCTTCATATCAGGCACCCAACCCTTGGGTCTCTCACTTCCTCTCACCACAAGTCCATAACCTAGCTTCTCAACCTTTTTGACACTCTGTCTCATCGCACCCATCTTACCCCTCCAATCCTTGGTAGGCACGTCAGGCAAAAGCTCAAACGCGCATGCAAGCTCTTGGATATCGCCCATGATGTTTCGTTCTCCGTTACCGGCCAGCTCACCCGTCTGGGCTGTCGTAACAGTCGCAAAGCGCATCAGCTCGCCAAAGAGGTCGAAAATGCCATACATGTAATCATGCGGTGTCAGGGTCATGCCTTCTGGCATAGCGGCTTGGGCCTCTGCGGGAGTGATGACGGTTTGGTGGCGGAGGTAGTGTGCGAAAGATAGCGCCTCGACGTATTCTTCAAGGCATCGCAGGGGAGAGGTGTAGCGGTAGCGGTTGACGTTTTGCAGATCAGGAGCGATAGCGGTGAGAAGTTTGGCGATTTCCTCAAGACGGGTGTCTATGTCTTGTTGGATGTGAGGTGGGAAATCTTTGTTGAGATGTTTGACTCTGTGATATGTGAGCAGGCAGAAATTCACTGAGATTTAGATGAGTTCTCACCTCTGAAGTGTGAAAATGCTATAAATTTTGTCAGTGATCTCTTGATTTAACAAGGGTACGTCCACAAAACTCACATTTTCTTGCTCATAGCCGTAACATCCCGTGAAGCCTTGACGATCCTCTCTCGTCGATCATGATGCTCATCAAGCTCATCGCGAAAACCTTCAAACATATCATGAAACCTTCCCCTTGGCCCAGACTGCTTCGGCGGGCCCGCGTTCTTAGCACGAGCGTTACCGTCGCGGTCTCTCTTAACACCACCTGACATTTTCGGCTACCGCTGAGACTGGTTTAAAGAAGGAATCGTTGTTAGTGAAGCTCTTTTTTCTGATTCGGTGGTCGATGATGTCGGAGGTTAGTTTGAAGGCGGGTCCTGATTTGTTAGTGCGGGTTTGCAGGGATGACGTTGAAATTGTTAGTTGTCCATTTTTGGAAGTCACCTCGAGCTCACACCCAGAGCTTGAAACCTCATTCTTTGTCATCAGAATCTGCCATTAACTGGCACACGACAACACTTTCAGGACAGTATTGAATCAAATTGAGGGTACCTGATTAAGAGAAACTGCTCTATAAGACATGGTGCACTAACAACTCACCAACTTTCCTTACTCACTCATCTCACGCACATACTCACCGCCAACTGTCATCTTCACAAAATCTCACATCAGTCTTTCACAATGCCCTCAATAGCCCCCTTTCTGCGCACAACGCCTCTATTCACCATTTCTCTCCTCTTACGACTCGGTCTCCTATTCTACGGCATCTACCAAGATGCCCACTCAGCTCTCAAATACACAGACATCGACTATCTCGTCTTCACCGACGCTTCGCGCTTTGTTGCAGATGGCCTATCACCGTACGCCCGCGACACGTACCGTTACACGCCTCTTCTAGCCTGGCTTTTACTCCCGACTGTTCACTTCCCCGCCTTTGGCAAGCTCGTCTTTGCTGCGGCAGATCTCCTTGCAGGATGGCTTATTCTGCGCGTGCTCAGAAGAAGGGGCATGGATGAGGCCACGGCTGGAGGATTCTCTGCTTTGTGGTTGTGGAACCCAATGGTTGCGACTATCAGTACTCGTGGAAGTTCGGAAGGTCTGTTGGGAGTTTTGACTATGGGTTTGTTGTGGGCTGTTGACAGGCGAAAACTCAGCCTTGCAGCCATCATTCTGGGAGTCTCGGTTCACTTCAAGATCTATCCCTTTATCTACGCACCAGCGATTATCTGGTGGATGGATGATGCGCGTTTGGGAAAGGAGACAAAGCCTGCTCGGCAGCCTTCATCAACCAAAGAGGCAATTACAAACTTCTTCACGCCGGATCGTCTCAAGTTTggccttctcagcctcattACTTTCATGATTCTTAATCTTGTCATGTTTGCCATGTAAGCCTCCTTACACGGATGTCGACATTGCCTCAACTAACCAATTTCTAGCTATGAAACTCCGTTCCTTGTTCATACTTACTTTCACCACGTTACAAGGATTGATCATCGCCACAATTTCTCACCCTACAACGTCTTGCTGTATCTTACATCCGCAACTCCCGCTCACGCGGCGCCTGCATTCCGCATTGAGTCGTTCGCTTTTCTCCCCCAGCTCCTCCTTTCATGTGTCCTCATCCCCTTGGCCCTTGCCAAGCGCGATCTTGCGATATCCATGATGGCTCAGACCTTTGCCTTTGTTACATTCAACAAGGTTTGCACTTCTCAGGTAAGTAGTATCTTGTCACAATCAACTTCTTACTATTCGCTTATGCTTTGAAATAGTACTTCCTTTGGTACATGATCTTCTTGCCGCTCTATCTCCCTAACTCATCCTTCCTACGCAATGGCAAGCTTGGCATCTTTGCCCTGTTACTCTGGATTGTCTCACAAGGAGCTTGGTTGCAACAAGGATATGAGCTCGAGTTCCTTGGTATAAGCACCTTCTACCCTGGTCTTTGGCTTGCCTCAATTGGCTTTTTCCTGGTCAACTGCTGGATCTTGGGTGTTATTATCAGTGATGGCGCTCGTCAGTCGACTAGGTCAACTGTCAAGTTCCATGTTGAGTAGACTTTCACGTCAGCTATTATGTTGATGGCGTTAGAATTAGTGGTATATAGGAACTAAATATCAGACAATCTTGTTCATCAATTATAATGCCAAATCGCCAGTATCATCGGGTATATGGAAGTTGCGTCCTGGAGATAATAATCGCGCTACTTTCTCTTCCATTCTTCATGAATTTTTGACACAAATCCCAAGCAAATTCTTCTCAAAGCCAAGCCCGCCATTCCCATGTGTCCATACGCCCTCATAACTCCCACCTCCTGGGTATGTGGTTCGATTAACAGCTTCCCTTCGACCAAAGGTCCAATCCTTGAACGCCTGCCCAAAAAAGAAATAACAGTAACAATGCGAAACAAATAATGATTCATGTCGGGAGTTGACAAGGCCTCTCAAAATCTTGTCGCAGCAGTGCGTTTGCTTCATCTGCTTATTGGATTGTGATGCCTGTCGCGAGCGAGCGGTAGTTTGCTAACTTGAGCGACGTGATTTTCGTTTTCGGAGGCTCAGGCGTAATGACCATTCTTCCATCTTTGTTATAGACGATGTTGCCAAACGACTCGCTCAATTCAGTAAAGTGAACATCGGGACGGACGCGTCCCATCTCGGCCAAGATTCTCTCGCTCCAGACACCAGAGCATGCACCGTTACGCATGATAAAGAAGGGGTTCAGAGGTGGTAGAACAGAATCTGCACGTGTGTTAGTAAACAATAAACCATCAGGCCGCTAGTCGAACGTACCGAGATCAACAAATCGAATCCTCAAGTAAACCACCCCTTTGAGCTTCTCCAGTGCACGAATTGCTGACAGCACCAGCCTCTCGAACGCATCGATGAATCCCATATCCTGGATACCAGAACCAGCCTCATGGAAGCTAGTGTTATAGCGGCAGCAATTCTTGACAGTCAGGTCTAGTGTCTTGAGTCGATAGTCTCGTGAATCTGTCAGTCGCATGGCTATGTCGAAGAATTGGTGGCAGACACGACCAGTATACGCAAAATGCTCCAGCGAAGGCAATATCTCAGCCATTCTTGCGCAGATATGTGTCTTCTGTACGACCTTGGAGTAGAATGGAGGCACGACTCCTTCCCGGCGATAGTCACTCTCAAGGCACACGCTCAGATTCGTGACGTGGCGTGGCAGTTGTGGAAGAAACTCGGCCACGGTAATGTAGCTCTTAGATTTCGGCTTACTATACGAACCCTGCCACTCGTAAAGACCTGGTAGCGCGTTCAGCACTGTTGCAAAGTCCTGGTTATCCCGCATAAGATTCCATTGGCCCCTTGTCACGAGGGTTTGCACCGAGTGAAGGGTCGGTAGCGATTTGTAGATGGCTGGATCGATTCTTTGCTCGGGAAAGTGAAGAACTCTAGGAGCCTTGCGTCGCTCTCCTCCCTCCAGAGTCAAAACTCTTGCCTGTGGTAGAGTTTGTCCGACAAATTGGAAGACCTGCTCGAGGGTACAGTTATTACCCGGTAAAGTGTACGTAGCGTTGGTCAATCCTTCCATTGTTACTGTCGGTAGCGTTAGACTGTTAGATAGAGCGACTGGTCCGTAGGTGGGTTGGAAAACGGGAAACCAAATTTCGATATGTTTGACATAGGTTTGCAAATGTTCATGCATTGCCAAGTGCACCATTGCATCTTCCAGGCAGTCTATAGTCGCCTTGAGCTTGATATGACGATAAAGTCGTTGCTGGACGAGAACTCTCCAGACATCGCTCACAAGCGCCAGTGCGGTCAGTTCCCTTCTCCTGGAGTGTCTAAGCGCCGTTCCCCAGCTCTTGCTGATGCTCGATACGGCCATCGAGCTTCTAGATGTAGCGGAAACTCGGTAGCCAAACAGGTGGTCCAGAATTGCTTCATGAACCTCAATCGGCAGATCATTGAAGTTGGTTTCTGGATGTGAGATGATAGGCTCAGTGTCGGATGAAGCCGTGGAGTCCGCAGTAGGATTTTCGTCGGCGCCGTGCGAAAAGCCGTTGAGGCAACATGGCTTAGAATGTCGGTGATCGGGATGAGGAAACGGCGTGCTGCTCGGTCTCGTGGGAGGGACGAAATCGGACGTCTTGGCGGCTTGATCGTGAGAAGggctggaagagcccggAGAGACGGGGTTGGAAGCGGTGTTGTGAATGCCAGTCAGCATGGATGAGGCCATGATGGAGGCGAATTCAGTATCAGAATCCGCATCGTTGTCTCGGTTGTCGCTAAAGTCGGTTCTCCGTGGTGAATAACCATCTCGGATGGGTAGAAGGGCGGATGCAGTAACAGAGGTAGGACAAGGCGCACGGGGGCCATTATGGCCGTCATCGGCGGTGTCCATGGGTTCGCTGATAGAGTCTCCCATATCGACGTCGTGATCGGACAACGGTTTAAAATACTCCATAAGATGCCTCCAACGCCGGCCCGTATGTCATCTCAGACGGTCAAAACCCTTATGTATAATGGCAATCGGTCAGGCGATGAAACGGTGGTAGCTGAGCGAGGGCGAAAGTAAAAAGGTCGAGTAAATGAGGCGACGAAGCAAATTCCCGTTAGTTGGCAGACGAAGGTTAATGAGGACTAGAGTTGAAGGCCTTGAAGTTTGCGTATGTACCGAAGTATGCACAGTGCAGTACACAGAGACGGGAGAGGGAACGGACGGGAGGGAGGGATTGATGAATGGATGAGAAGGAGACTGGGCGACTGATGGCCTAGACCTTTGGGCGTTTCCAGGGAGGGGGGGGATGgtagtaataaaaaaggaaatGCGATGAGTGACGACTGAATATGATACGACACGAGACGAGCGAGACCCGATGGGATGGGAATCCCGAAACCAGGGTCGATCGATCGATAATATGAGTTTACGAGATGGAAGATTTGGTCGTCGTGTAGAAGAGAATGTAAACgttaaaaaaagaaggggGAGGAAAATTagatgagaaggaagatgatgagcaGCAGGTTGGGTGTGATTAAATTGATTGGTATTTGAGATTGACATTGAGATTGGGGTAGTCTCGGAGGCGTTGAttagcacagcacagcacagcgcAACACACAGCGCAGCAAGTGCAAGTACAGCGCatagtagtaggtagtagtgGGCAGcctactaggtaggtacataACCTCCATAGGACTGTTCCATAGAACCCCTCACTTTACTCTAACCTTGTTTATTATCTTATGATAAAGGCATCAATGTAGAGAATAGTTACTCTTTCAACTGGACAGATTATCAGTAGGTAGTATGAATTGATTGTCAATCATGCATGGATCCATCCAAAGATGCTTTGTTTTACAgccttttgtttttgttgttttGTGTGAATGATCTCTTAGGTGACGACGACGTGGCTCATCAACATGGATCGGCATCTTATCTCGGAGGCTCAAGAAAAAACACATGGCTGGTGATGAAGTGTACCATATAATACTGTGCATCAGTTCTTTTGAACTGCCGCTGCCATTCATTCTTCAAGATGGATCTTTATCAAGAACCGAACCCAACCTAACCTCACTGTGGAGGTCGCGTGCTTCTTAGCGGCAACGGGGAGTCCACTGTGCTGCAGCAAACACATGTACAGTGGCCCACACCCAAGAAAGAAAGGCATGTGGAAGAGGAATTTCTGCAGGTAACCAGAGAATCCTTCCATGGCAACAATAAAGATGGAAATTAATCTGAGGTCTTTATTCTCACCAATTAACAAAAACACTTTTCCCTAAACTAAAACAACATCCACTCTTTCTTTGCTGTAACTTTTCACATGGAAGTCTACAATAGACAAAGAGCCATAGGTGGGCGCCTCACTTTGGGCGGCGGCAAGGCAGGCAGGGCAGGGCAGGCAGCTTTCAGCccacctactaaggtagattTCTTTTCTTGACGTTTGCCCGACTAATGCACCAACTGAATCAGCAACTTTTATATCACGTCATTGGGCACAAGACACACATTCAAACTTTATCAACTCAAAACATAAGTGCCCAATACTCTTAGTAGTCCGATCTGATCATATCATGCATTATTCTCTCATCGAATCCAAAACAAAATGTCTGATTTTTATGACCTAAACCCCCCCTGCAAGACCCTGAACATGGAATCATCTGTTAGCGTCGCGCCAGGCTCGATCTGTTTGCTTATTCCCCGTTTCTTCCTGTTGACGGGTTCCATATCTATCAACTCACCAATTCTAGACACTATCGATGATTCATTCCAGAAGTAAAAAAATGCGCAGTTGGACCGGGCAACCAGCTGAATTGTCTGATTATCTGAAACATGGCTGATTGTTCTTAAAATGAGCCTCCATAACAGAG is part of the Fusarium poae strain DAOMC 252244 chromosome 4, whole genome shotgun sequence genome and encodes:
- a CDS encoding hypothetical protein (BUSCO:22154at5125), whose amino-acid sequence is MGDSISEPMDTADDGHNGPRAPCPTSVTASALLPIRDGYSPRRTDFSDNRDNDADSDTEFASIMASSMLTGIHNTASNPVSPGSSSPSHDQAAKTSDFVPPTRPSSTPFPHPDHRHSKPCCLNGFSHGADENPTADSTASSDTEPIISHPETNFNDLPIEVHEAILDHLFGYRVSATSRSSMAVSSISKSWGTALRHSRRRELTALALVSDVWRVLVQQRLYRHIKLKATIDCLEDAMVHLAMHEHLQTYVKHIEIWFPVFQPTYGPVALSNSLTLPTVTMEGLTNATYTLPGNNCTLEQVFQFVGQTLPQARVLTLEGGERRKAPRVLHFPEQRIDPAIYKSLPTLHSVQTLVTRGQWNLMRDNQDFATVLNALPGLYEWQGSYSKPKSKSYITVAEFLPQLPRHVTNLSVCLESDYRREGVVPPFYSKVVQKTHICARMAEILPSLEHFAYTGRVCHQFFDIAMRLTDSRDYRLKTLDLTVKNCCRYNTSFHEAGSGIQDMGFIDAFERLVLSAIRALEKLKGVVYLRIRFVDLDSVLPPLNPFFIMRNGACSGVWSERILAEMGRVRPDVHFTELSESFGNIVYNKDGRMVITPEPPKTKITSLKLANYRSLATGITIQ
- a CDS encoding hypothetical protein (BUSCO:44074at5125) — translated: MSGGVKRDRDGNARAKNAGPPKQSGPRGRFHDMFEGFRDELDEHHDRRERIVKASRDVTAMSKKIIFTLQRVKHLNKDFPPHIQQDIDTRLEEIAKLLTAIAPDLQNVNRYRYTSPLRCLEEYVEALSFAHYLRHQTVITPAEAQAAMPEGMTLTPHDYMYGIFDLFGELMRFATVTTAQTGELAGNGERNIMGDIQELACAFELLPDVPTKDWRGKMGAMRQSVKKVEKLGYGLVVRGSERPKGWVPDMKDDAPEPTSP
- the GPI14 gene encoding GPI mannosyltransferase 1 (TransMembrane:8 (i12-30o80-102i159-185o218-237i285-303o315-340i352-370o382-405i)~BUSCO:27675at5125~CAZy:GT50) yields the protein MPSIAPFLRTTPLFTISLLLRLGLLFYGIYQDAHSALKYTDIDYLVFTDASRFVADGLSPYARDTYRYTPLLAWLLLPTVHFPAFGKLVFAAADLLAGWLILRVLRRRGMDEATAGGFSALWLWNPMVATISTRGSSEGLLGVLTMGLLWAVDRRKLSLAAIILGVSVHFKIYPFIYAPAIIWWMDDARLGKETKPARQPSSTKEAITNFFTPDRLKFGLLSLITFMILNLVMFAIYETPFLVHTYFHHVTRIDHRHNFSPYNVLLYLTSATPAHAAPAFRIESFAFLPQLLLSCVLIPLALAKRDLAISMMAQTFAFVTFNKVCTSQYFLWYMIFLPLYLPNSSFLRNGKLGIFALLLWIVSQGAWLQQGYELEFLGISTFYPGLWLASIGFFLVNCWILGVIISDGARQSTRSTVKFHVE